In Acidobacteriota bacterium, one genomic interval encodes:
- a CDS encoding ADP-ribosylglycohydrolase family protein, with product MRILRTALSIALAAVLATHLPPAYGQSSDDEFVDLAADVVRDKIRGGLLGQMLGNLNGIPHEHRYISEPGDVSEYTPALPTGARTDDDTDFEWVYIDAMQRDGTLFLPSDTIAELWKTRINRNIWCSNQYARVLMDLDFDPPMTGNIVLNPWAEFNISGQFLSETFGLIAPGMPRTAGKIGLHYTHVAIDGEPAQSTQLFTAMISTAFLTDDLSAILDAGVAALDPESVFNEIIRDVRAWHRQYPDDWRAARLKVKEKYSRHDGAMRDRNGYELNGASTIAALLYGDGDFAETLRFAFNFGWDADNNAATAGTIAGVVKGYRWMMSQEWEIRDRYANTTRDLMPKDETITSFADRLISLAEHVIVENGGQRVADARGAVYRIPVENPSNVSPLPSLSDETQRLQAELGDAVEASLLSAQDRKTRARAAYLAIATGLAIDFQQSHPTEWSRALEDLNAYPQVAQVLYHHSPVPAAELIREHAGRVGFTEPKRQGQGRSAQQWLWESTYRQTIDDSEARRD from the coding sequence ATGCGCATTCTCAGGACCGCTCTGTCGATCGCGTTGGCTGCGGTCCTCGCGACACATTTACCACCCGCATACGGGCAATCGTCCGATGACGAGTTCGTCGACCTGGCGGCTGATGTCGTGCGGGACAAGATTCGGGGCGGACTACTCGGCCAGATGCTCGGGAACCTGAACGGGATACCTCACGAGCATCGCTACATCAGCGAACCAGGAGACGTATCGGAATACACGCCCGCTCTACCCACCGGCGCCAGGACTGACGACGACACCGATTTCGAGTGGGTCTACATCGATGCGATGCAGCGGGATGGAACGCTCTTCCTGCCGTCAGACACGATCGCGGAACTGTGGAAGACGCGAATCAACCGCAACATCTGGTGCTCGAACCAGTACGCTCGTGTGTTGATGGATCTCGACTTCGATCCGCCCATGACCGGCAACATCGTGCTGAATCCCTGGGCCGAGTTCAACATCTCTGGACAGTTCCTCAGCGAGACGTTCGGCTTGATAGCGCCCGGAATGCCCCGGACCGCGGGAAAGATCGGGCTCCACTACACCCATGTAGCCATTGACGGAGAGCCTGCGCAATCGACTCAACTCTTCACGGCCATGATCTCTACTGCGTTCCTGACGGACGACCTGTCCGCGATCCTGGATGCGGGAGTCGCGGCACTGGACCCGGAGAGCGTGTTCAACGAGATCATCCGCGACGTTCGGGCCTGGCATCGGCAGTACCCTGACGACTGGCGCGCCGCCCGCCTGAAGGTCAAGGAGAAGTACAGTCGTCACGACGGTGCGATGCGCGACAGGAACGGTTACGAGCTGAACGGCGCATCGACGATCGCCGCGTTGCTGTACGGCGACGGCGACTTCGCGGAGACCCTTCGATTCGCCTTCAACTTCGGCTGGGACGCCGACAACAACGCCGCCACGGCCGGGACCATCGCCGGCGTCGTGAAGGGGTATCGCTGGATGATGTCCCAGGAATGGGAGATTCGCGATCGGTACGCGAATACCACCCGCGATCTCATGCCCAAGGACGAGACCATTACGTCCTTTGCCGACAGGTTGATCAGCCTCGCGGAACACGTGATCGTCGAGAACGGCGGCCAGCGAGTCGCCGATGCGCGTGGAGCGGTCTATCGCATTCCTGTCGAGAACCCGTCGAACGTATCCCCCTTGCCTTCCCTCTCGGATGAAACGCAGCGACTGCAGGCGGAACTGGGGGATGCCGTGGAGGCTTCCCTACTGTCCGCACAGGACCGCAAGACGCGCGCTCGCGCCGCCTATCTGGCGATCGCAACGGGGCTCGCGATCGACTTTCAGCAGAGTCACCCGACCGAATGGTCGCGGGCGCTTGAAGACCTGAACGCCTATCCTCAGGTGGCGCAGGTTCTCTACCATCACTCTCCGGTTCCAGCGGCCGAACTGATACGGGAGCACGCAGGTCGCGTGGGGTTCACGGAGCCCAAGCGCCAGGGACAGGGCAGGTCGGCCCAGCAGTGGCTGTGGGAGAGCACGTACAGACAGACCATCGACGACAGCGAGGCAAGGAGAGACTGA
- a CDS encoding cupin domain-containing protein, with product MKRSVLIILCATVLGSFMVAASDETVRPAKISKPELGGKIFERPDVVEQTHADGHVTQTATSLVSSDRSFSSGMYKSGKTRIEITQPYGVDEFMYFLEGGVTLTSSDGTELVINAGEAVTVPKEWTGVFETDGYTKIWVIYSPRE from the coding sequence ATGAAGAGAAGCGTCCTGATCATCCTCTGTGCAACGGTCCTCGGGAGTTTCATGGTGGCCGCAAGCGACGAAACCGTTCGGCCCGCCAAGATCAGCAAGCCGGAACTCGGCGGCAAGATCTTCGAGCGCCCGGACGTGGTCGAGCAGACCCACGCCGACGGGCATGTGACGCAGACGGCCACGTCGCTGGTCTCGAGCGACAGGAGCTTCTCATCCGGCATGTACAAGTCCGGGAAAACACGGATAGAGATCACTCAGCCGTACGGTGTCGACGAGTTCATGTACTTCCTCGAAGGCGGCGTCACTCTGACGTCCTCAGACGGGACGGAGCTCGTGATCAACGCCGGCGAGGCGGTGACGGTGCCGAAAGAGTGGACCGGAGTCTTCGAAACGGACGGCTACACGAAGATCTGGGTCATCTACTCCCCGCGTGAGTAG
- a CDS encoding SDR family NAD(P)-dependent oxidoreductase, producing the protein MTKPVCFVMGAGAGIGGTAGRRFAREGYHAVLCRRSDEDGLNALVAGIHEEGGEASGFLLNAVKDHVIEDQIVQVEEEIGPIEVMIYNLGAQIGNRELTDTSYKAFELGWRMATFGLFRTASVLLPRMVGRGQGTLIVTSATAAARGNAGQHSHAAAMGGRRLLCQTLNAEFSSKGIHVAHVLVDGSVDAPDTLGKMLGPERYEALRSTKGAVDGLILPEQVAETYLHLVRQHRSTWTFELDLRSYNDKPWWN; encoded by the coding sequence ATGACGAAACCAGTTTGCTTTGTCATGGGCGCCGGCGCCGGAATCGGTGGTACTGCGGGCAGGAGGTTTGCTCGCGAGGGGTACCACGCGGTTCTCTGTCGGCGGAGCGACGAAGACGGGCTGAACGCGTTGGTCGCCGGCATCCACGAGGAGGGAGGCGAGGCGTCCGGCTTTCTCCTGAACGCCGTCAAGGACCACGTCATCGAGGATCAGATTGTCCAGGTGGAGGAGGAGATCGGCCCGATCGAAGTGATGATCTACAACCTCGGCGCCCAGATCGGCAATCGGGAGCTCACCGATACCAGCTACAAGGCCTTCGAGCTCGGCTGGCGCATGGCGACGTTCGGCCTCTTCCGGACCGCCTCCGTACTCTTGCCGCGCATGGTCGGGCGAGGCCAGGGAACGCTGATCGTGACGTCGGCCACAGCCGCGGCGCGCGGCAACGCCGGGCAGCACTCCCACGCGGCCGCGATGGGCGGGCGACGCCTGCTCTGCCAGACCCTGAACGCCGAGTTCTCCTCAAAGGGAATCCATGTGGCGCATGTGCTCGTCGATGGTTCGGTCGACGCACCGGACACGCTGGGCAAGATGCTCGGTCCGGAGCGCTACGAGGCCCTCCGGAGCACGAAGGGAGCGGTAGACGGCCTCATCCTTCCCGAGCAGGTGGCGGAGACCTATCTCCATCTCGTCCGGCAGCATCGATCTACCTGGACCTTCGAGCTGGACCTGCGCTCGTACAACGACAAGCCCTGGTGGAACTGA
- a CDS encoding TauD/TfdA family dioxygenase, with protein MDMQTASETLPDGTPTAVSIEIRPLTPHIGAEIEGVDLSRPLSQSQQDKIRRAWLDWQVLVFRNQELTREQHKDFGRSFGPLHVHPLHKSAEYEGGHDPEILVIKTTQKSKYTSGDGWHTDVSCDEKPPMASMLYIKEIPECGSGGDTLFADMYRAYETLSGRMQQFLEGLVAVHDGALPYIGKYGYAAPDGKQYPRTEHPVVIRHPETGRKALFVNSGFTSHIRRMRRWESRGLLDMLFRHIATTVSLTCRVRWEPNTLTLWDNRCTQHHAVWDYYPQSRFGERVSIVGDRPVA; from the coding sequence ATGGACATGCAAACCGCTTCCGAAACGCTCCCCGATGGAACGCCCACCGCCGTCTCCATCGAGATCCGACCCCTGACTCCGCATATCGGCGCGGAGATCGAGGGAGTCGACCTGTCCCGGCCGCTCTCCCAGTCGCAGCAGGACAAGATCAGGCGGGCCTGGCTGGACTGGCAGGTGCTGGTCTTCCGCAACCAGGAGCTCACCCGCGAGCAGCACAAGGACTTCGGCCGGTCCTTCGGCCCGCTGCACGTCCACCCGCTGCACAAGAGCGCCGAGTACGAGGGCGGGCACGACCCGGAGATCCTCGTCATCAAGACCACGCAGAAGTCGAAGTACACGTCGGGCGACGGCTGGCACACCGACGTGTCCTGCGACGAGAAGCCGCCGATGGCGTCGATGCTCTACATCAAGGAGATTCCCGAGTGCGGCTCGGGAGGCGACACGCTATTCGCCGACATGTACCGCGCCTACGAGACGCTCTCTGGGCGGATGCAGCAGTTCCTCGAGGGTCTCGTGGCCGTGCACGACGGCGCACTGCCCTACATCGGAAAGTACGGCTACGCGGCCCCCGACGGAAAGCAGTACCCGAGGACCGAGCACCCCGTTGTCATCCGCCATCCCGAGACGGGCCGCAAGGCCCTGTTCGTCAACAGCGGCTTCACCTCACACATCCGCCGTATGCGTCGATGGGAGAGCCGGGGCCTGCTCGACATGCTCTTCAGGCACATCGCCACGACCGTCTCCCTGACCTGTCGCGTACGCTGGGAGCCCAATACGCTCACCCTCTGGGACAACCGTTGCACCCAGCATCACGCCGTGTGGGACTACTACCCGCAGTCCCGCTTCGGCGAGCGGGTCTCGATCGTGGGTGACCGGCCGGTCGCCTAG
- a CDS encoding PQQ-binding-like beta-propeller repeat protein — MIRTLVAWTGVLVLGSTLAAQEGEWPYFGGDRTFKRYSPLDRIDASNVGDLRIVWRRPGLEPELKEEFPELRPGNNLRSTPIMVEGRLFLTNLVGLLRAVDPASGETLWSQAPFEPTIEEARGLSPRGVDLWTGGEQQRLFLARENYLYSIHASSGELDGDFGDQGRVSLRLPGPLAGDFTWTAGPIVVGDVVVVAGYTGGAGDSGSKKEATPEDVRGYDVRTGRRLWTFHVVPRPGEPGHETWGDGSWEYSGDLGSWCCLSADEELGHVYVQLSAPTAAYYGGHRPGDNLYSNSLVALNARTGERVWHFQMVRHDVWEWDTVGPATLGEITVDGRRIDAVMQPSKTGFLYVFDRRTGEPVWPIEERVVPGSRVPGERLSPTQPFPTKPPPFDRQGFVEDDLIDFTPELRARALELVKPFRLGPIFTPPGLMDDEQGKIGTLTNPGFWGTGNWHTGAFDPETGVYYAVSHTWPSVYSLKQPEASDATLGYVMGYDAPDVPTLDGLPIVKPPYGRITAIDLHRGEHVWMAANGDGPRDHPLLEGLDVPPLGVAGRPAPLVTKTLLFIGEGSDAIPGIEGEEGRYWGRKFRAYDKSTGEVVWETELPSGTTGAPITYLHEGRQFIVVAIGGNESPAEFVAFGVHP, encoded by the coding sequence ATGATCCGAACCCTGGTCGCCTGGACCGGTGTGCTGGTCCTGGGGTCGACGCTGGCGGCGCAGGAAGGCGAGTGGCCGTACTTCGGCGGCGACCGCACCTTCAAGCGCTACTCGCCGCTCGACCGGATCGACGCCTCGAACGTCGGCGATCTGCGCATCGTGTGGCGACGGCCGGGTCTGGAACCGGAACTCAAGGAGGAGTTTCCCGAACTGCGCCCGGGCAACAACCTGCGATCGACGCCCATCATGGTTGAAGGTCGCCTCTTCCTGACCAACCTCGTCGGCCTGCTGCGCGCCGTCGACCCGGCGAGCGGCGAGACCCTGTGGTCTCAGGCGCCGTTCGAGCCGACGATCGAAGAGGCGCGCGGCCTGAGCCCTCGAGGCGTCGACCTCTGGACGGGCGGCGAGCAGCAACGACTGTTCCTCGCACGCGAGAACTACCTGTACTCGATCCACGCATCGAGTGGCGAGCTCGACGGCGACTTCGGCGACCAGGGACGCGTCAGCCTCCGCCTCCCGGGACCGCTGGCAGGCGATTTCACCTGGACTGCCGGGCCGATCGTCGTGGGCGACGTCGTCGTGGTGGCCGGATACACCGGAGGCGCCGGCGACAGCGGCAGCAAGAAGGAGGCGACGCCGGAGGATGTGCGCGGCTACGATGTCCGCACGGGCCGCCGGCTGTGGACCTTCCACGTCGTGCCGCGGCCAGGCGAGCCGGGCCACGAGACCTGGGGCGACGGCTCGTGGGAGTACTCGGGTGACCTCGGGTCGTGGTGCTGCCTGTCGGCCGACGAGGAACTGGGCCACGTCTACGTCCAGCTCTCGGCCCCGACCGCGGCGTACTACGGCGGCCACCGGCCCGGCGACAACCTGTACTCCAACTCGCTCGTGGCGCTGAACGCCAGGACGGGCGAGCGGGTCTGGCACTTTCAGATGGTGCGCCACGACGTCTGGGAATGGGACACGGTCGGTCCGGCGACCCTCGGCGAGATCACGGTCGACGGGAGGCGGATCGACGCCGTCATGCAGCCCTCGAAGACCGGCTTCCTCTACGTCTTCGATCGCCGTACCGGGGAGCCGGTGTGGCCGATCGAGGAGAGGGTCGTGCCCGGCTCACGGGTCCCCGGGGAACGACTGTCGCCGACCCAGCCCTTCCCGACGAAGCCGCCGCCCTTCGACCGGCAGGGATTCGTGGAGGACGACCTGATCGACTTCACGCCGGAGCTCCGGGCGCGGGCCCTGGAGCTCGTCAAGCCCTTCCGGCTCGGGCCGATCTTCACGCCGCCCGGCCTGATGGACGACGAGCAGGGGAAGATCGGCACTCTGACGAATCCGGGTTTCTGGGGAACCGGGAACTGGCACACCGGCGCCTTCGATCCCGAGACCGGCGTCTACTACGCCGTGTCCCACACCTGGCCGAGCGTGTACTCCCTGAAACAGCCGGAAGCCAGCGACGCCACGCTCGGCTACGTCATGGGGTACGACGCGCCCGATGTGCCGACCCTCGACGGACTCCCGATCGTGAAACCACCCTATGGTCGGATCACCGCAATCGATCTGCATCGCGGCGAGCATGTGTGGATGGCAGCCAACGGCGATGGGCCTCGAGACCATCCCCTGCTCGAGGGCCTCGACGTGCCGCCCCTGGGGGTCGCCGGGCGGCCGGCGCCGCTGGTGACGAAGACGCTGCTGTTCATCGGTGAAGGCAGCGATGCCATCCCCGGCATCGAGGGGGAAGAAGGCCGCTACTGGGGCAGGAAGTTCCGCGCCTACGACAAGTCCACGGGCGAAGTGGTGTGGGAGACCGAGCTGCCCTCCGGTACCACCGGTGCGCCGATAACCTACTTGCACGAAGGTCGCCAGTTCATCGTCGTCGCGATCGGCGGCAACGAGTCCCCGGCGGAGTTCGTGGCGTTTGGAGTCCACCCATGA
- a CDS encoding protein-disulfide reductase DsbD family protein → MIVAKFFERNFGARFGSEQLLAAALGRRFEVEPAPSPAEEVSVDVRLDADRLLSGVLHEIVATFRVPEGQHLYGEPVPDALVAATIEVDDAPGIISRTLVAPPTSRLTLAGSGDTLEVYEGDVVLRLPIAQNGRAMQKADGKRHVDISGRVRWQACDDVECGLPQSRSFDFRVEAGFPVLPDMGPGVGRVPEMNGAAHFKKMIDRRK, encoded by the coding sequence ATGATCGTCGCCAAGTTCTTCGAGCGCAACTTCGGTGCGAGATTCGGATCCGAGCAGCTCCTCGCCGCGGCTCTCGGCCGAAGGTTCGAGGTCGAGCCCGCGCCCAGCCCGGCTGAGGAGGTGAGTGTCGACGTGCGCCTCGACGCCGACCGGCTGCTCTCGGGCGTCCTTCACGAGATCGTCGCGACCTTCCGGGTGCCCGAAGGGCAACATCTCTACGGCGAGCCGGTGCCGGACGCTCTGGTCGCCGCCACGATCGAAGTCGACGACGCTCCCGGCATCATCAGCCGCACGCTGGTTGCGCCGCCTACTTCCAGGTTGACCCTCGCCGGGTCGGGCGACACCCTCGAGGTCTACGAGGGCGACGTGGTGCTGCGGCTACCGATCGCGCAGAACGGCAGGGCCATGCAGAAGGCCGACGGCAAGCGCCATGTCGACATCAGCGGCAGGGTCCGTTGGCAGGCCTGCGACGACGTGGAGTGCGGTCTGCCTCAGTCGCGGAGCTTCGACTTCCGGGTTGAAGCCGGTTTCCCGGTCCTGCCGGACATGGGACCGGGAGTGGGACGGGTACCGGAGATGAACGGTGCCGCCCACTTCAAGAAGATGATCGATCGACGGAAGTAA
- a CDS encoding serine hydrolase codes for MRVNSARDGAWPRWPAIFVLVFLLAVTTASAQVPAGVPEDVGLSAERLERIGEMIQRAIDAKQISGAVTVVARRGRVAHFEARGLMDIETNAPMRKDAIFPIASMTKPVTAVAILILVEEGKVRLSDPVSRFIPEFKNTKVAMPRSDAAGEEGDIYTVPAKREVTVHDLITHTSGLGSRGAAREATARIAPRDPTGTVADWAAALGAAPLDFHPGTRWKYSALAGIDTLGRIVEVASGLTFDEFLRLRVFEPLGMKDTAFDVPEDKKQRVVTLYIRTPDGLELRPALPEWLATTTLHGGAGGLWSTAEDYLQFAQMLVNGGELNGTRLLGSRTVELMGSNHVGDLYEKARSPGMGFGLSVDVVLDGVAARGDHRSTGSFGWGGAFGTSYWVDPQEDLAAVLMVQTPGGPLRVDFQNAIMQAIVD; via the coding sequence GTGCGCGTCAACAGTGCCCGTGACGGAGCCTGGCCGCGGTGGCCGGCGATCTTCGTTCTCGTCTTCCTGCTCGCGGTCACGACGGCCAGCGCCCAGGTGCCCGCCGGGGTGCCGGAGGACGTGGGGTTGTCCGCGGAACGTCTCGAGCGAATCGGCGAGATGATCCAGCGCGCCATCGACGCGAAGCAGATCTCAGGCGCCGTCACCGTCGTCGCGCGGCGCGGCCGCGTCGCCCACTTCGAGGCGCGAGGCCTCATGGACATCGAGACGAACGCCCCGATGCGCAAGGACGCCATCTTCCCGATCGCCTCGATGACGAAGCCGGTAACCGCCGTCGCCATCCTGATCCTCGTCGAAGAGGGGAAGGTCCGTCTGTCGGATCCGGTGTCCCGCTTCATTCCGGAGTTCAAGAACACGAAGGTCGCGATGCCGCGATCGGACGCCGCAGGCGAGGAAGGCGACATCTACACGGTGCCGGCGAAGCGCGAGGTCACGGTGCACGACCTGATCACCCACACGTCGGGTCTGGGCAGCCGCGGCGCGGCACGCGAGGCGACGGCGCGCATCGCCCCTCGCGATCCGACCGGCACGGTCGCGGACTGGGCGGCCGCGCTCGGAGCGGCCCCCCTCGACTTCCATCCGGGCACCCGCTGGAAGTACAGCGCGCTGGCGGGGATCGACACGCTGGGGCGCATCGTCGAGGTCGCCTCGGGTCTGACGTTCGACGAGTTCCTGCGGCTGCGGGTCTTCGAGCCCCTGGGAATGAAGGACACCGCCTTCGACGTGCCGGAGGACAAGAAGCAGCGCGTCGTGACGCTGTACATTCGCACCCCCGACGGCCTCGAACTCCGCCCGGCGCTGCCGGAGTGGCTGGCCACGACGACGTTGCACGGGGGCGCCGGCGGTCTCTGGTCGACGGCCGAAGACTACCTGCAGTTCGCCCAGATGCTGGTCAACGGCGGGGAGCTGAACGGCACGCGGCTGCTGGGCTCCCGGACCGTCGAACTGATGGGGTCGAACCACGTCGGCGACCTGTACGAGAAGGCGAGGAGCCCCGGAATGGGGTTCGGACTGAGCGTGGACGTCGTGCTCGACGGCGTCGCGGCCCGCGGTGACCACCGGTCCACCGGCAGCTTCGGCTGGGGTGGCGCGTTCGGCACCAGCTACTGGGTCGATCCGCAGGAGGACCTGGCCGCGGTTCTCATGGTGCAGACGCCGGGCGGTCCGCTCCGGGTCGACTTCCAGAACGCCATCATGCAGGCGATCGTCGACTGA
- a CDS encoding DUF1080 domain-containing protein yields MKKKTWKSVIAVLALVAATAWTAAAAQQEEDAGFVSMFDGETLDGWHAVPADSISDWSVEDGMIVGRGSVDRLVYLVYDDVELTDFELEASYRFPGRGNSGIQIHAVKDLSGKRPFVGYHADLGHLGIGPQVLGAWDFHFANREEYACFRGTSLVIDPDGTTHTTEIEDPLTESDINRQGWNRVRVVARGRHYQFFINGKLASEFTDNAKEERFDSGAIGLQIHDAGMRVEFRDLRLKKTASGK; encoded by the coding sequence GTGAAGAAGAAGACCTGGAAGTCCGTCATTGCCGTGCTCGCGCTCGTAGCCGCCACGGCGTGGACAGCGGCTGCGGCGCAGCAGGAGGAGGACGCCGGGTTCGTCTCCATGTTCGATGGCGAGACGCTGGACGGCTGGCACGCGGTGCCGGCCGACTCCATCTCGGACTGGTCCGTCGAGGACGGCATGATCGTCGGACGGGGCAGCGTGGACCGCCTCGTCTACCTCGTCTACGACGATGTCGAGTTGACGGATTTCGAACTGGAGGCCAGCTACCGTTTTCCCGGCCGCGGCAACAGCGGAATCCAGATCCACGCTGTGAAGGACCTGAGCGGCAAGCGTCCGTTCGTGGGCTACCACGCGGATCTCGGTCACCTGGGGATCGGGCCGCAGGTTCTCGGCGCCTGGGACTTCCACTTCGCCAATCGCGAGGAGTACGCCTGCTTTCGCGGTACGAGTCTCGTGATCGATCCTGACGGAACGACGCACACCACCGAGATCGAGGATCCGTTGACGGAAAGTGACATCAACCGCCAGGGCTGGAACCGGGTCCGCGTCGTCGCCAGGGGGCGGCACTACCAGTTCTTCATCAACGGAAAGCTAGCCTCCGAGTTCACCGACAACGCGAAGGAAGAACGTTTCGACAGCGGCGCGATCGGCCTGCAGATCCACGATGCGGGGATGCGCGTCGAGTTCAGGGACCTTCGGCTGAAGAAGACCGCTTCCGGCAAGTAG